A window of the Streptomyces sp. NBC_00250 genome harbors these coding sequences:
- a CDS encoding bifunctional polysaccharide deacetylase/glycosyltransferase family 2 protein → MRFFMPLSLLACLLALLVLRGLATNEAFHDTRIATSVDKTTVPENLLKGGPIIDARGTRNERPVSYRIPDRTVVLSFDDGPSPEWTPKILDVLAAHDIHADFFVTGAMTTRHPELIRQIVAGGHEIGVHTFTHPDLVYQSEARVSWELAQTQLALAGVAGVHSALFRPPYSSDASALDDWNYPVIKYVGSHGYLTAFIDRDTHDWKRPGVDAIVKEAMPRKPGAGELILLHDAGGDRTETLAALEQIIEKLQGEGYRFATISEALGATDATVPVHGYQLWAGRCFIWATRAAVLTLPVLVALLAVVGFLNFGRFALMLVLAPLHARRSRRRDAWGPPVTQPVTVLVPAYNERECIANTLNSLASSDYPIEVIVIDDGSTDGTADIVEEMRLPFVRLIRKANGGKSTALNAGIAAASHDIIVMMDGDTVFEPSTVRELVQPFGDRAIGAVAGNAKVGNRDSLIGAWQHIEYVLGHNLDRRMYDMLNVIPTIPGAVGAFRKEALRRVGGMSDDTLAEDTDITMAVLCDGWRIVYAERARAWTEAPASLQQLWSQRYRWSYGSMQAMWKHRRAVTSRGPAGRFGRLGLPLVVMFGVVAPLLAPLVDMFLLYGVLFADAPITLASWGGFILLQAVLSWYAFRLDGEKPLHLISLPIQQLVYRQLMYIVLLQSTITALTGGRLRWQKLRRTGEVAAPVEA, encoded by the coding sequence CTGCGCTTCTTCATGCCGCTGTCCCTGCTGGCCTGCTTGCTCGCGCTCCTCGTCCTGCGCGGCCTCGCCACCAACGAGGCGTTCCACGACACCCGGATCGCGACCTCGGTCGACAAGACGACCGTGCCGGAGAACCTGCTCAAGGGCGGCCCGATCATCGACGCGCGCGGCACCAGGAACGAGCGCCCCGTGAGTTATCGGATCCCCGACCGCACCGTGGTCCTGAGCTTCGACGACGGCCCCTCGCCGGAGTGGACCCCGAAGATCCTGGACGTGCTCGCGGCCCACGACATCCACGCGGACTTCTTCGTGACCGGCGCGATGACCACGCGTCACCCGGAGCTGATCCGGCAGATCGTCGCGGGCGGCCACGAGATCGGCGTGCACACCTTCACCCACCCCGATCTGGTGTACCAGTCGGAAGCCCGGGTCAGCTGGGAGCTGGCGCAGACGCAGCTGGCGCTGGCCGGAGTCGCGGGCGTCCACAGCGCGCTGTTCCGCCCGCCGTACTCCTCCGACGCCTCGGCGCTCGACGACTGGAACTACCCGGTGATCAAGTACGTGGGTTCCCACGGCTACCTCACCGCGTTCATCGACCGCGACACCCACGACTGGAAGCGTCCCGGCGTCGACGCGATCGTCAAGGAGGCGATGCCGCGCAAGCCCGGCGCGGGCGAGCTGATCCTGCTGCACGACGCGGGCGGCGACCGTACCGAGACCCTTGCCGCGCTCGAGCAGATCATTGAGAAGCTGCAGGGCGAGGGGTACCGCTTCGCCACCATCTCCGAGGCGCTCGGCGCCACCGACGCCACCGTGCCGGTGCACGGCTACCAGCTGTGGGCGGGCAGGTGTTTCATCTGGGCCACCCGGGCCGCCGTGCTCACCCTGCCGGTGCTGGTCGCTCTGCTGGCCGTCGTCGGCTTCCTCAACTTCGGACGGTTCGCGCTGATGCTCGTGCTCGCACCGCTCCACGCCCGGCGCTCCCGGCGGCGGGACGCGTGGGGACCGCCCGTCACCCAGCCGGTCACCGTCCTCGTCCCGGCCTACAACGAGCGCGAGTGCATCGCGAACACCCTGAACTCCCTCGCTTCCAGCGACTATCCGATCGAGGTGATCGTCATCGACGACGGCTCGACGGACGGCACCGCGGACATCGTCGAGGAGATGCGTCTGCCGTTCGTCCGGCTGATCCGCAAGGCCAACGGCGGCAAGTCCACCGCGCTCAACGCCGGCATCGCGGCCGCGTCGCACGACATCATCGTGATGATGGACGGCGACACCGTCTTCGAGCCGTCCACCGTGCGCGAGCTGGTCCAGCCGTTCGGCGACCGGGCGATCGGCGCGGTCGCGGGCAACGCCAAGGTCGGCAACCGCGACAGCCTGATCGGCGCCTGGCAGCACATCGAGTACGTCCTCGGCCACAACCTGGACCGCCGGATGTACGACATGCTCAACGTCATCCCGACCATCCCCGGCGCGGTCGGCGCCTTCCGCAAGGAGGCCCTGCGGCGGGTCGGCGGAATGAGCGACGACACCCTCGCCGAGGACACCGACATCACCATGGCGGTGCTCTGCGACGGCTGGCGGATCGTCTACGCCGAGCGCGCCCGCGCCTGGACCGAGGCCCCCGCCAGCCTCCAGCAGCTCTGGTCCCAGCGGTACCGCTGGAGCTACGGCTCCATGCAGGCGATGTGGAAGCACCGCCGCGCCGTGACCTCCCGCGGCCCGGCCGGACGCTTCGGCCGGCTCGGGCTGCCGCTCGTCGTGATGTTCGGCGTGGTCGCCCCGCTGCTCGCGCCGCTGGTCGACATGTTCCTGCTGTACGGCGTGCTGTTCGCGGACGCCCCGATCACCCTCGCCAGCTGGGGCGGCTTCATCCTGCTCCAGGCCGTGCTGTCCTGGTACGCCTTCCGGCTCGACGGCGAGAAGCCCCTGCATCTGATCAGTCTGCCGATCCAGCAACTGGTCTACCGGCAGCTGATGTACATCGTCCTGTTGCAGTCCACGATCACGGCGCTGACCGGTGGCCGACTGCGCTGGCAGAAGCTCCGGCGCACCGGCGAGGTCGCCGCACCGGTGGAGGCCTGA
- a CDS encoding glycoside hydrolase family 16 protein has product MSQPRRTSRRRGWTALTLPALLCVLAACSAAPATGGSADAAGPARDASPTPTGPPGTLFDDFDYTGADDPSLAAHGWEIRTGGGGPGVKDTWSADGAAFPSDPTANGGKVLRLRSSTDGTEQGTTQVEVQTTSRNFFTGTFAARVHLSDKPTNGRDGDHVVQTFFPISPSDSSENYSELDFEYLPNGGWGSVGPQLDTVSWYRADPPDRVHNTLKRRLDGWHTMVITAMDGKVTYSLDGKELFTSSGRYVPREQMDIHFSNWLIDLPFTSGPRIWDMKVDWVYYKADQAVSEADVQTTVDGFHSTGTDYVNTVPKP; this is encoded by the coding sequence GTGAGCCAGCCCCGCCGCACCTCTCGTCGCCGAGGGTGGACCGCGCTCACGCTGCCCGCCCTCCTGTGCGTACTCGCCGCGTGTTCCGCCGCCCCCGCGACCGGCGGGAGCGCCGACGCCGCCGGGCCCGCACGGGACGCCTCGCCGACGCCCACCGGACCGCCGGGAACCCTGTTCGACGACTTCGACTACACCGGCGCCGACGACCCTTCCCTCGCCGCGCACGGCTGGGAGATCCGCACCGGCGGGGGCGGCCCGGGGGTCAAGGACACCTGGAGCGCCGACGGCGCCGCCTTCCCCTCCGACCCGACGGCCAACGGGGGCAAGGTCCTACGACTGCGCTCCTCCACCGACGGCACCGAACAGGGCACCACGCAGGTCGAGGTGCAGACCACGAGCCGGAACTTCTTCACGGGAACCTTCGCTGCCCGGGTCCACCTCAGCGACAAGCCCACGAACGGACGCGACGGCGACCACGTCGTCCAGACCTTCTTCCCGATCTCCCCCTCGGACTCCTCGGAGAACTACAGCGAACTCGACTTCGAGTACCTGCCGAACGGCGGCTGGGGTTCGGTGGGTCCGCAGCTCGACACCGTCAGCTGGTACAGGGCCGACCCGCCGGACCGGGTCCACAACACCCTCAAGCGGCGCCTCGACGGCTGGCACACCATGGTGATCACCGCCATGGACGGAAAGGTCACCTACTCCCTGGACGGCAAGGAGCTCTTCACCAGCTCCGGCAGGTACGTCCCGCGCGAGCAGATGGACATCCACTTCAGCAACTGGCTCATCGACCTCCCCTTCACCAGTGGCCCGCGCATCTGGGACATGAAGGTCGACTGGGTCTACTACAAGGCCGACCAGGCCGTCTCCGAGGCGGACGTCCAGACGACGGTGGACGGCTTCCACAGCACCGGCACCGACTACGTCAACACCGTCCCGAAGCCCTGA
- a CDS encoding YybH family protein — MAAFPSFPVGARPGAAPETAAAVWQVITTMYEAYSAGDRARIDACLDPDATVWDSGTAGLLFGKPDLDRVREERPAGGEGPVESGLEPYGQVVDVFGAIAVLRFWLWVDFAPDPSAGGLRPELVRNTAVLEQGVDAKWRIVHLHEDVQQPGGVPVGDH; from the coding sequence ATGGCCGCATTTCCCTCGTTCCCCGTCGGTGCCCGGCCCGGCGCGGCCCCTGAGACGGCAGCCGCTGTGTGGCAGGTGATCACCACCATGTACGAGGCCTACTCGGCCGGGGACCGCGCCCGGATCGACGCCTGCCTGGACCCGGATGCGACCGTGTGGGATTCCGGGACTGCCGGGCTGCTCTTCGGGAAGCCGGACCTGGACCGGGTGCGCGAGGAACGCCCGGCCGGTGGTGAGGGGCCGGTGGAGAGCGGGCTGGAGCCGTACGGGCAGGTCGTGGACGTCTTCGGTGCCATTGCGGTGCTGCGCTTCTGGCTGTGGGTGGACTTCGCGCCCGACCCGTCGGCCGGTGGGCTGCGCCCCGAGCTGGTCCGCAACACCGCGGTCCTGGAGCAGGGCGTCGATGCGAAGTGGCGCATCGTCCACCTGCACGAGGACGTGCAGCAGCCGGGCGGTGTCCCCGTCGGCGATCACTGA
- a CDS encoding hydantoinase/oxoprolinase family protein, whose protein sequence is MTYRVAMDIGGTFTDVVAYDEHSGTYFAAKAPTTPGDLAEGVFASLGRAVNSPGDISFFVHGTTQGLNALLERKGARVLLLTSAGMRDVYHIARGNRDRMFDLHYRKPKPLVERCDTMEAAGRFDWRGTELEPLDEDAVRAAARRAKDEGFDAVAVSFLFSYVNPDHELLAGKILEQELGEDVIVVLSHQVAGEWREYERTSSAVLEAYTGPVVRRYLGRIEGRFAEHGLTVPVQVMQSSGGIVNASYARRHPLQTLLSGPVGGTMGGAAAASLLGRRNAICVDMGGTSFDVSLVLDGRPDVSNEGSADGFPVLMPLVNLQTIGAGGGSLAYAEAGGLRVGPESAGAVPGPACYGRGGTQATVTDANAVLGRVDPDWFAGGHMTLDVAAAQQAVTTLAGELGLEPVELASGICDVANAKMAQAIRTLTVEHGLEPGEFVLLAFGGAGPMHAVEIARELGIGEVVVPRFPGAFSAWGMLGTEVRRDLTRQFFTPGADLDGEAMARALADLEEESLAALAEQGVPVERQRVEHVVEMRYEGQDYTLAVPLLSAAEPAGEGFLAPAAERFAALHERRYGHATPEAPVEFVTLRSTALGALPEAVPVPYAADEDVSDTVRQRPVVFGGRSYDTTVLRRERLAPGQRIDGPAVIVEATSTTVVPPDSSVTVDENGFLVIEVGATA, encoded by the coding sequence ATGACATACCGGGTGGCCATGGACATCGGTGGAACCTTCACCGACGTCGTCGCCTATGACGAACACAGCGGTACCTACTTCGCGGCAAAGGCGCCCACCACCCCGGGCGACCTGGCCGAGGGAGTCTTCGCCTCACTGGGCCGGGCGGTGAACTCGCCCGGCGACATCTCCTTCTTCGTGCACGGCACCACGCAGGGCCTGAACGCCCTGCTGGAGCGCAAGGGCGCCCGCGTCCTGTTGCTCACTTCGGCCGGGATGCGGGACGTCTACCACATCGCCCGAGGCAACCGGGACCGGATGTTCGACCTGCACTACCGCAAGCCGAAGCCGCTGGTCGAGCGCTGCGACACGATGGAGGCGGCCGGCCGCTTCGACTGGCGCGGCACCGAGCTCGAACCCCTCGACGAGGACGCCGTACGGGCCGCCGCCCGACGTGCGAAGGACGAGGGCTTCGACGCGGTCGCCGTCTCGTTCCTGTTCTCGTACGTCAACCCGGACCACGAGCTGCTGGCCGGGAAGATCCTGGAGCAGGAGCTCGGCGAGGATGTCATCGTGGTGCTGTCGCACCAGGTGGCGGGCGAGTGGCGCGAGTACGAGCGGACGTCCTCGGCCGTCCTGGAGGCGTACACGGGCCCTGTGGTGCGCCGCTATCTGGGCCGGATCGAGGGGCGGTTCGCGGAGCACGGCCTGACCGTCCCGGTCCAGGTGATGCAGTCCTCGGGCGGCATCGTGAACGCCTCCTACGCCCGCCGCCACCCCTTGCAGACCCTGCTGTCCGGGCCGGTCGGCGGCACCATGGGCGGCGCGGCGGCCGCGAGCCTGCTGGGCCGGCGCAACGCGATCTGCGTGGACATGGGCGGCACCTCCTTCGATGTGTCGCTGGTCCTCGACGGCCGCCCCGACGTCTCCAACGAGGGCTCGGCGGACGGCTTCCCGGTCCTGATGCCGCTGGTCAACCTGCAGACCATCGGCGCCGGCGGCGGCTCCCTCGCCTACGCCGAGGCCGGTGGCCTGCGCGTGGGCCCGGAGTCCGCCGGAGCCGTCCCCGGCCCGGCCTGCTACGGGCGCGGCGGTACCCAAGCCACCGTGACCGACGCCAACGCGGTGCTCGGACGCGTCGACCCGGACTGGTTCGCCGGCGGCCACATGACGCTCGACGTGGCCGCGGCCCAGCAGGCCGTCACCACGCTCGCCGGTGAGCTCGGACTGGAGCCGGTGGAACTGGCGAGCGGGATCTGCGACGTCGCCAACGCCAAGATGGCCCAGGCGATCCGTACGCTCACCGTCGAACACGGCCTGGAGCCGGGCGAGTTCGTGCTGCTGGCGTTCGGCGGCGCGGGCCCGATGCACGCCGTGGAGATCGCCCGCGAGCTCGGCATCGGCGAGGTCGTCGTGCCACGTTTCCCCGGCGCGTTCTCCGCCTGGGGCATGCTCGGCACCGAGGTCCGCCGCGACCTCACCCGCCAGTTCTTCACCCCGGGCGCCGACCTGGACGGCGAGGCCATGGCCCGCGCGCTGGCCGACCTGGAGGAGGAGTCGCTGGCCGCACTCGCCGAGCAGGGCGTCCCCGTGGAGCGGCAGCGGGTCGAACACGTCGTCGAGATGCGGTACGAGGGCCAGGACTACACCCTCGCCGTGCCGCTGCTCTCCGCCGCCGAACCGGCCGGCGAGGGCTTCCTCGCCCCTGCCGCCGAGCGCTTCGCCGCCCTCCACGAACGCCGGTACGGGCACGCAACGCCCGAGGCGCCCGTCGAGTTCGTCACCCTGCGCAGCACCGCGCTCGGCGCGCTGCCCGAGGCCGTACCAGTGCCGTACGCCGCCGACGAGGACGTCTCCGACACCGTCCGGCAGCGGCCGGTCGTGTTCGGCGGCCGCTCGTACGACACGACCGTTCTGCGCCGCGAGCGGCTCGCACCCGGGCAGCGCATCGACGGTCCCGCAGTGATCGTGGAGGCCACCTCCACCACCGTCGTCCCCCCGGACTCGTCGGTCACCGTCGACGAGAACGGCTTCCTCGTCATCGAAGTTGGAGCCACGGCATGA